Proteins encoded by one window of Anopheles maculipalpis chromosome 2RL, idAnoMacuDA_375_x, whole genome shotgun sequence:
- the LOC126556153 gene encoding E3 ubiquitin-protein ligase TM129, with product MVPHIVYCIIFVMVFFFTIFPTSEMESVGLTVNQLCTHYLAAETDFVLYHLKATSVKLLIHSAMPFLYVIFIWLMAWMQPDEFVMHQNASSYAESIWNGFCSGSGTLLLLAMLTVFYWATDGWSNHPIAKQLHLLTTPDLPDWRSVATNINDEYRRDTTISIRSNAISTLVVTESWIIKTNMYAHNIVPQSEAQLCAYKIDTKEVITDTLESAEFVNILVKPQVSRIRPFIIRINISHIKDLRDRLQRPILVMPSVQFRTLTERFVEAFKEEVALNPTIASTFVPEDGDCCLACLQAQPDVKIVKYCLDVSATGALLAESERCQPCACRPLWCVGCLATWFASQQRRADRDTWLSKKTTCPMCRARFCVRDVCYLENRVSVQQTEE from the exons ATGGTACCGCACATCGTGTACTGCATTATATTCGTGATGGTGTTCTTTTTCACGATTTTCCCAACATCGGAAATGGAATCGGTCGGGTTGACTGTAAATCAGCTGTGCACACACTACCTGGCGGCTGAAACCGATTTCGTGCTATACCATCTGAAAGCGACCAGCGTGAAGCTGCTGATCCATTCCGCAATGCCGTTCCTGTACGTTATCTTCATCTGGTTAATGGCGTGGATGCAGCCGGACGAGTTCGTAATGCACCAGAATGCATCGTCGTACGCGGAATCGATCTGGAACGGGTTCTGTTCCGGATCCGGTACATTGCTGCTCCTAGCCATGCTTACCGTATTTTACTGGGCAACGGACGGTTGGAGCAATCATCCAATCGCCAAGCAGCTGCACCTTTTGACGACACCCGACCTACCGGATTGGCGCTCGGTAGCAACGAATATTAACGACGAGTATCGGCG GGACACCACAATCTCGATACGCTCAAACGCCATCTCAACGCTGGTAGTAACAGAAAGTTGGATCATTAAAACGAACATGTATGCGCACAACATTGTCCCGCAGAGTGAAGCACAACTGTGCGCCTACAAG ATTGACACGAAGGAGGTGATCACCGATACACTCGAATCGGCCGAGTTCGTCAACATCCTAGTCAAACCGCAGGTAAGCCGGATCCGGCCGTTCATCATACGGATCAACATCAGCCACATCAAGGATCTGCGCGATCGACTTCAACGTCCAATACTGGTAATGCCATCGGTACAGTTCCGCACCCTTACGGAACGGTTTGTGGAAGCGTTCAAGGAGGAGGTGGCACTGAATCCTACCATCGCCAGCACGTTCGTACCGGAGGATGGCGACTGTTGTCTCGCGTGCTTGCAGGCTCAGCCGGACGTAAAGATTGTCAAGTACTGTCTAGATGTAAGTGCGACCGGTGCGTTACTGGCCGAATCGGAACGCTGCCAACCATGCGCTTGTCGGCCGTTGTGGTGCGTCGGATGTTTAGCGACCTGGTTTGCGTCGCAGCAGCGTCGAGCCGATCGAGACACGTGGCTGAGCAAGAAAACGACCTGTCCGATGTGCCGGGCACGGTTTTGCGTGCGTGACGTCTGCTATCTCGAGAATCGTGTGTCAGTACAGCAAACTGAAGAATAA
- the LOC126556451 gene encoding LYR motif-containing protein 2, protein MSKLPKAALSLKQFMLRQEVLKLYRSIFRTIRQVPDASSRRELREWARADFRSNRNQTDELAIKMLLQHGNRNLKELQTSLELSGTGPDNNSDGKVS, encoded by the exons ATGTCAAAATTACCAAAAGCAGCACTGAGCCTGAAGCAg TTTATGCTTCGGCAAGAAGTGCTTAAGCTTTACCGGTCCATATTTCGTACCATTCGACAAGTTCCAGATGCCAGTAGCCGACGTGAGCTCCGGGAATGGGCAAGAGCCGACTTTCGCAGCAACAGGAACCAAACGGATGAGCTGGCCATCAAGATGCTGTTACAGCATGGCAATCGAAATTTAAAGGAACTCCAGACCAGTCTCGAGCTTAGCGGAACTGGACCGGACAACAATTCGGACGGAAAGGTCAGTTAA
- the LOC126556105 gene encoding transmembrane protein 39A-A codes for MTVTNRRYHRGHLSTSTHFQHPASTVSSHALAPVSSSNTGNTTNNLDSNGEEDGSAMFTPFPKHVPYPNVEQSSELMNELLIFCFTILASATQFLHLYRSVWWLPNSYNRQAVNFYLIDWDLAIFIDIMASRRLLYCCILKFLDANCPEAYVEVSKKVAKYTFLAFVVVSFAVCGTQIYQKASYIHLFVLSYPLVLYLMIFGLNLEQFLRTIVDTEPNCINGMPLHSCSSNPNSIRAEIDALRTNFNSRCKQVIFTSLLNAYYAGFVPCVLASKHLYYNNFWTTQHLACVFVGGFTMCVTYCFPMRYCDVFHRAALHLGQWHRVNNRSNSVPAYTWSKTNIYPHGTYVRHMGEVYRSVGYCTSAIPANSSHYRFYAIFSYHVIIYMTLFAVQMLLIVLQLVIFALTPEWQNVLSVGFLLLTNFFTLFRIARDYFIARRIYASEPLYLGMKLQ; via the exons ATGACTGTAACGAACAGACGGTACCATCGGGGACATCTTTCAACGTCGACCCATTTTCAGCACCCGGCCAGTACCGTTTCTTCCCATGCGTTAGCACCGGTGAGTAGCAGCAACACGGGCAACACGACCAACAATCTGGATAGTAACGGCGAGGAGGATGGCAGTGCCATGTTTACACCGTTCCCCAAACACGTGCCATATCCGAACGTGGAGCAAAGCTCCGAACTCATGAACGAGCTGCTTATATTCTGCTTCACGATCCTTGCCAGTGCGACTCAGTTTTTGCACCTGTATCGATCGGTCTGGTGGTTGCCGAATTCTTACAACCGGCAAGCTGTG AATTTTTACCTAATCGACTGGGATTTGGCCATCTTTATCGACATTATGGCTAGCCGGCGATTGCTGTACTGCTGCATTCTGAAGTTTCTCGATGCAAACTGCCCCGAAGCGTATGTGGAAGTGAGCAAAAAGGTGGCCAAATATACCTTCCTTGCGTTCGTGGTGGtttcgtttgctgtttgtgGGACACAAATTTACCAGAAAGCCAGCTACATTCATCTGTTCGTGTTGAGCTATCCGTTGGTACTGTACTTAATGATATTTGGGCTTAATTTGGAGCAGTTCCTGCGTACAATCGTCGATACAGAGCCGAACTGCATTAACGGAATGCCGTTGCACAGCTGCTCGTCTAATCCGAACTCGATCCGAGCGGAAATCGATGCACTGAGGACAAACTTTAACAGCCGATGCAAGCAAGTTATCTTCACTTCATTGCTGAACGCGTACTATGCCGGCTTTGTTCCTTGTGTGCTTGCCTCGAAGCATCTGTATTACAACAATTTCTGGACGACGCAACATTTGGCGTGCGTGTTTGTTGGCGGGTTTACCATGTGCGTGACGTACTGCTTCCCGATGCGATACTGCGATGTGTTTCACCGGGCCGCACTACATTTGGGCCAGTGGCACCGGGTGAACAACCGTTCGAACAGTGTGCCGGCGTACACCTGGTCGAAGACGAACATTTACCCGCACGGTACGTACGTGCGCCATATGGGCGAGGTGTATCGATCGGTGGGCTATTGCACTTCGGCCATACCCGCCAATAGCAGCCATTATAGGTTTTAT GCAATTTTTAGCTATCATGTCATCATATACATGACGCTATTTGCAGTACAGATGCTGTTGATAGTGTTACAACTTGTTATATTCGCCCTTACGCCCGAGTGGCAGAACGTACTGTCGGTTGGCTTTCTATTGCTGACTAATTTTTTCACACTGTTTCGGATTGCACGTGATTACTTCATTGCTCGCCGGATATATGCCAGCGAACCACTGTATCTAGGCATGAAGCTGCAGTAG
- the LOC126556005 gene encoding uncharacterized protein LOC126556005 → MKMFPVPLIARMKAMLMSIGHSGSTDSSNNDPPVEEVIRDQRPHLATIPDVQQLQQNGAHGRNPRSMANARRLGEITDMSRVNHVYGSYHAPPPFGSIQRTFAADSRNSVADTYTSSRFGTPETRPLARRSGQRPPDLIPMRIVSSRTSSFGQRGVAGIYSKPVSTATSGQSSGGNEVSSGNVLQLSHEFKNLLRSKSSSTPTSGSDSTAALDRELNAHRAAVNKYESLMLKFIPIMNEPPKRSAYDRYTRKTINGDVSRPTVQKQSSVETLDLTDDDASDDDCVEVGVSQTKSGRLFTPLDSMLTLARDDANDTKQSIPSPPEPVNTVKERFETKQVFRDDIIQDVQQRYGTLFSQRKSLIEQEKNRLGSLRQTTNVQENEARNKMLNYVCSFYKLDELNESDLKESTPEPEDVPLPELTKEQLDLMHQKLRTGNQVVIEKFNLQITGNDLVTLQDLNWLNDAVINFYMELLRDRSEQKHGQGLPKVYTMNTFFLPQLLKIGYSGVRRWTRKVDLLANDMIVVPVHVGGIHWCMSTIDLRRKTIHYYDSMGAPNNAVLNALEDYLCQESLDKRKTPFDKSGLTKQNIRDCPRQKNGSDCGVFSCMFAEYLTRDHPITFDQSNMKYFRRKMTVEIMSGKLLT, encoded by the exons atgaaaatgtttcccgTGCCGCTCATTGCACGCATGAAGGCGATGCTGATGAGCATCGGACACAGCGGAAGCACCGATAGCAGTAACAACGATC CACCGGTGGAAGAGGTCATACGCGACCAGAGACCGCATCTTGCGACCATACCCGACGTACAGCAACTGCAGCAGAATGGTGCACATGGGCGGAATCCACGATCGATGGCAAACGCCCGTCGCCTGGGTGAAATTACCGACATGTCACGGGTAAACCACGTTTACGGTTCGTACCATGCACCCCCGCCGTTTGGATCCATTCAGCGCACATTTGCAGCGGACAGTCGCAACAGTGTCGCCGATACGTATACCAGCAGCAGATTCGGGACGCCAGAAACACGACCACTGGCACGACGCAGTGGCCAGCGTCCGCCGGATTTAATCCCGATGAGAATCGTCTCATCGCGAACATCGTCTTTTGGTCAACGAGGTGTTGCTGGTATTTACTCGAAGCCAGTATCCACTGCCACCAGTGGCCAGTCGTCGGGAGGCAATGAGGTGAGTTCCGGTAACGTTTTGCAGCTGTCCCACGAGTTTAAAAATCTGCTGCGCTCAAAGAGCAGCTCCACCCCGACGTCCGGGTCCGATTCCACAGCTGCCCTCGACCGAGAGTTGAACGCACATCGTGCAGcggtaaataaatatgaatcGCTGATGCTAAAGTTTATCCCCATCATGAACGAACCGCCCAAACGGAGCGCTTACGATCGATACACGAGGAAGACGATTAATGGAGATGTTTCGCGACCGACGGTGCAAAAACAGTCCTCAGTAGAAACGCTCGATCTAACCGACGATGACGCTAGCGACGACGATTGTGTGGAGGTGGGAGTGTCACAAACCAAAAGTGGCCGTTTGTTTACGCCGCTCGATTCGATGCTTACACTGGCACGGGACGATGCGAACGACACAAAGCAATCGATACCGAGTCCACCGGAACCGGTCAACACGGTCAAGGAGCGgttcgaaacgaaacaagtCTTCCGGGACGATATTATCCAGGACGTACAACAGCGTTACGGTACCCTGTTCAGCCAGCGCAAATCCCTGATCGAGCAGGAAAAGAATCGTCTCGGAAGTCTGCGCCAAACCACAAACGTGCAGGAAAATGAGGCCCGCAACAAAATGCTCAACTATGTGTGCTCTTTCTACAAGCTCGATGAGCTGAACGAATCGGACCTGAAAGAGTCAACACCCGAGCCGGAAGATGTACCGCTGCCGGAGCTAACGAAGGAACAACTCGATTTGATGCATCAGAAGTTGCGCACCGGGAACCAGGTGGTGATCGAGAAGTTTAATCTCCAGATTACCGGTAACGATCTCGTGACGCTGCAGGATTTGAACTGGCTGAATGATGCGGTCATCAACTTCTACATGGAGCTGCTTCGGGATCGTAGCGAGCAAAAGCACGGCCAGGGCCTGCCGAAGGTTTACACGATGAATACGTTCTTTCTGCCGCAGCTGCTGAAAATCGGTTACTCAGGTGTACGGCGCTGGACACGCAAGGTAGACCTACTGGCAAATGATATGATTGTGGTTCCGGTACACGTCGGTGGCATTCATTGGTGTATGTCGACGATCGATCTGCGGCGGAAAACGATACACTATTACGACTCGATGGGTGCGCCCAACAATGCCGTACTGAACGCGCTGGAAGACTATTTGTGTCAGGAATCGTTGGACAAGCGCAAAACGCCATTCGACAAGAGTGGCCTAACCAAGCAGAACATACGCGACTGTCCGCGCCAGAAGAATGGGAgcgattgtggtgtgtttagCTGTATGTTTGCAGAATACCTAACGCGCGACCACCCAATCACGTTCGATCAGTCCAACATGAAGTACTTCCGGAGGAAGATGACGGTGGAGATAATGTCGGGGAAGTTGCTGACGTAA